One window of Flavobacterium dauae genomic DNA carries:
- a CDS encoding peptide chain release factor 3: MSFKDEILKRRTFAVIAHPDAGKTTLTEKLLLFGGAIQEAGAVKSNKIKKGATSDFMEIERQRGISVATSVLAFNYKDKKVNILDTPGHKDFAEDTFRTLTAVDSVIVVIDVAKGVEEQTEKLVEVCRMRNIPMIVFINKLDREGKDAFDLLDEVEQKLGLKVTPLSFPIGMGYDFQGIYNIWEKNINLFSEDSRKNIDDVITVDNLEDEVLDKLVGGKAATKLREELELVAEVYPEFNREDYINGDIQPVFFGSALNNFGVRELLDCFIDIAPSPRPKDSDTRTVQPDENKFAGFVFKIHANMDPKHRDRLAFIKIVSGTFERNKPYTHVRLGKNLKFSSPNAFFAEKKEIVDISYAGDIVGLHDTGNFKIGDTLTEGELMNFRGIPSFSPEHFRYINNADPMKSKQLEKGIDQLMDEGVAQLFTLELNGRKVIGTVGALQYEVIQYRLEHEYGAKCTYENFPAFKACWVRPEDPKNEEFAEFKRVKQKFLAKDKAGQLVFLADSEFSIQMTQSKYPTVKLDYVSERIL; the protein is encoded by the coding sequence ATGAGTTTTAAAGACGAAATATTAAAAAGAAGAACCTTTGCGGTTATTGCGCATCCCGATGCCGGTAAAACAACCTTAACAGAAAAACTGCTTTTGTTTGGTGGTGCAATTCAGGAAGCCGGTGCCGTAAAAAGTAATAAAATTAAAAAAGGTGCAACATCCGATTTTATGGAAATTGAGCGTCAGCGTGGAATTTCGGTGGCAACTTCGGTTCTTGCGTTTAATTACAAAGATAAAAAAGTTAATATTTTAGATACACCCGGACACAAAGATTTTGCCGAAGATACTTTTAGAACACTTACTGCGGTAGATTCTGTTATTGTGGTAATCGACGTTGCAAAAGGGGTAGAGGAACAAACCGAAAAGCTGGTTGAAGTTTGTAGAATGCGCAACATACCTATGATTGTGTTTATTAACAAATTAGACCGCGAAGGTAAAGATGCTTTTGATTTGTTAGATGAGGTGGAGCAGAAATTAGGATTGAAAGTTACACCTTTATCGTTCCCAATTGGTATGGGATACGATTTTCAAGGGATTTACAATATTTGGGAAAAGAACATAAACCTGTTTTCTGAGGACAGCCGCAAAAATATTGATGATGTAATTACGGTTGATAATTTAGAAGACGAAGTTTTGGATAAATTAGTAGGAGGGAAAGCTGCTACGAAACTGCGTGAAGAACTAGAATTGGTTGCAGAAGTGTATCCAGAATTTAATCGTGAAGATTATATTAATGGCGATATACAGCCGGTTTTCTTTGGATCTGCCTTAAATAATTTCGGTGTGCGCGAATTGTTAGATTGTTTTATTGATATCGCTCCGTCGCCACGTCCAAAAGATTCTGATACCAGAACAGTTCAACCCGATGAAAATAAATTTGCAGGTTTCGTGTTTAAAATCCACGCAAATATGGATCCTAAGCACCGCGACCGTTTAGCGTTTATCAAAATTGTTTCGGGAACTTTTGAACGTAACAAACCTTATACGCACGTTCGTTTGGGTAAAAATTTAAAATTTTCGAGTCCGAATGCGTTTTTTGCCGAAAAGAAAGAAATTGTTGATATTTCGTATGCCGGCGATATTGTTGGTTTGCACGATACCGGAAACTTTAAAATTGGCGATACCTTAACCGAAGGCGAATTGATGAATTTCCGTGGAATACCATCGTTCTCTCCAGAACATTTCCGTTACATTAACAATGCCGATCCAATGAAATCAAAACAGTTGGAAAAAGGAATCGATCAGTTAATGGACGAAGGTGTGGCGCAGTTGTTTACTTTAGAATTAAACGGACGTAAAGTTATTGGAACCGTTGGTGCCCTACAATACGAAGTTATTCAATACCGATTAGAACACGAGTACGGTGCAAAATGTACCTACGAAAATTTCCCCGCATTTAAAGCGTGTTGGGTACGACCAGAAGATCCCAAAAACGAAGAATTTGCAGAATTTAAACGTGTAAAACAAAAATTCTTGGCAAAAGATAAAGCAGGACAATTGGTTTTCTTGGCAGATTCTGAATTTTCTATTCAAATGACCCAAAGTAAATATCCAACCGTAAAATTAGATTACGTTTCAGAACGAATTTTGTAA
- a CDS encoding transketolase family protein — protein sequence MKKYTNLGSKDTRSGFGAGLTELGQKNENVVALCADLIGSLKMDDFKKNHPERFFQVGIAEANMIGLAAGMTIGGKIPFTGTFANFSTGRVYDQIRQSVAYSEKNVKICASHAGLTLGEDGATHQILEDIGLMKMLPGVTVINTCDYNQTKAATLAIADHKGPVYLRFGRPVVPNFIPEDLPFEIGKAVVLSEGTDVTIVATGHLVWEALQAAEELEKEGISAEVINVHTIKPLDEETILKSVAKTGCIVTAEEHNYLGGLGESISGVLALNKPTPQEFVAVNDVFGESGTPEALMEKYGLNAKSIIEKAKKVITRK from the coding sequence ATGAAAAAATATACAAACTTAGGTAGTAAAGATACACGCTCTGGTTTTGGGGCAGGATTAACAGAATTAGGTCAAAAAAACGAAAACGTTGTGGCGTTGTGTGCCGATTTAATTGGATCATTAAAAATGGACGATTTTAAAAAGAATCATCCAGAACGTTTTTTTCAGGTAGGAATTGCCGAAGCTAATATGATTGGTTTGGCTGCCGGAATGACTATTGGCGGTAAAATTCCGTTTACAGGAACATTTGCCAATTTTTCAACGGGTCGTGTGTACGATCAAATTCGCCAATCGGTTGCCTATTCAGAGAAAAATGTAAAAATTTGTGCATCGCATGCCGGATTAACTTTAGGTGAAGACGGTGCAACGCATCAAATTTTAGAAGACATCGGTTTAATGAAAATGTTACCGGGTGTAACCGTAATTAATACTTGTGATTACAACCAAACAAAAGCAGCAACGTTAGCAATTGCCGATCATAAAGGTCCGGTTTATTTACGTTTTGGTCGCCCTGTAGTTCCTAATTTTATTCCGGAAGATCTACCGTTTGAAATTGGTAAAGCCGTAGTACTTTCAGAAGGAACCGATGTTACCATTGTAGCAACAGGTCATTTGGTTTGGGAAGCGTTACAAGCTGCCGAAGAGTTAGAAAAAGAGGGAATTTCTGCTGAGGTTATCAACGTGCATACCATTAAACCGTTAGATGAAGAAACCATTTTAAAATCGGTTGCTAAAACAGGTTGTATCGTAACTGCCGAAGAGCATAATTATTTAGGTGGCTTAGGCGAAAGCATTTCGGGAGTTTTAGCTTTAAACAAACCAACACCTCAAGAATTTGTCGCAGTAAACGATGTTTTTGGAGAATCGGGAACACCAGAAGCTTTAATGGAAAAATATGGTTTAAACGCTAAATCAATCATTGAAAAAGCTAAAAAAGTTATTACCAGAAAATAG
- a CDS encoding transketolase, translating into MKPNTQQLQDLVTQVRRDVLRMVHAVNSGHPGGSLGCAEYFVALYQVIMNRKESFDMNGKNEDIFFLSNGHISPVFYSVLARSGYFPISELATFRKIDSRLQGHPTTHSHLPGIRMASGSLGQGLSVALGAAQAKKLNNDTNLVYVLMGDGELQEGQNWEALMYAAANKVDNVIATVDLNGKQIDGPTDVVLNMGNLQAKFEAFGWDVLSIEKGNDLEAVINGLQEAKQRTGNQKPVMILLHTEMGNGVDFMMNTHAWHGKAPNNEQLESALNQNVSTLSDY; encoded by the coding sequence ATGAAACCTAACACACAACAATTACAAGACTTGGTAACACAAGTTAGAAGAGATGTTTTACGTATGGTGCACGCCGTAAATTCTGGTCATCCGGGCGGATCTTTAGGCTGTGCAGAATATTTCGTGGCATTGTATCAAGTGATTATGAACAGAAAAGAAAGCTTTGATATGAACGGAAAAAATGAAGACATTTTCTTTTTATCAAACGGACATATTTCTCCGGTTTTCTACAGCGTTTTGGCTCGCAGCGGATATTTCCCTATTAGCGAACTGGCTACTTTCAGAAAAATCGATTCTCGTTTACAAGGTCACCCAACAACACACAGTCATTTACCGGGAATTCGTATGGCATCAGGTTCTTTAGGACAGGGTTTATCGGTTGCCTTAGGTGCGGCACAGGCAAAGAAATTGAATAACGATACTAATTTGGTGTACGTTCTTATGGGCGATGGCGAATTGCAGGAAGGTCAAAACTGGGAAGCGTTGATGTACGCAGCTGCTAACAAAGTAGATAATGTAATTGCAACTGTTGATTTAAACGGTAAACAGATCGATGGACCTACCGATGTGGTTTTAAATATGGGCAATTTACAGGCTAAATTTGAAGCTTTTGGATGGGATGTTTTAAGCATTGAAAAAGGTAACGATTTAGAAGCTGTAATTAACGGTTTACAAGAAGCAAAACAAAGAACCGGCAACCAAAAACCGGTAATGATATTATTGCATACCGAAATGGGTAACGGTGTTGATTTTATGATGAATACACACGCCTGGCACGGTAAAGCACCTAATAACGAACAATTAGAAAGTGCGTTAAACCAAAACGTTTCAACTTTAAGCGATTATTAA
- a CDS encoding MDR family MFS transporter has product METLKLYWKNYISAYQGLSNATWLLALVMFINQSGSMVLPFLGVYMTTVLDFSLENTGIVLSTFGVGSILGSLVGGWLTDKFGSFKIQVSSLFLSIPFYLILPFFKSFETLCLSIFFLSLIKELFRPANSASVSYYAKPENITRAFSLNRMALNLGYSIGPAIGGFLAAVSYNFLFYTNACMSFIAGILFIFYFKNRKGNTPEKVVSKKAEDIVKVKSAYTDVKFLLFSSFIAIYAYCFFQILNTLPLFYKNVALMNEKEVGLLMAFNGIVVFVLEMALVHFAEKKFTLSANMIIGSLFCGAAFLVLLPSHMQIILYLSIFLISISEILIMPFASTVAVNRSVSANRGSYMGLNGISFSMAFVTSPLIGTFIAQNYGFNNLWIFNCIMIAIASIGFYFVMKKM; this is encoded by the coding sequence ATGGAAACTTTAAAATTATACTGGAAAAACTATATCAGTGCCTATCAAGGCTTATCTAATGCCACCTGGTTATTGGCACTTGTTATGTTTATTAACCAAAGCGGTTCTATGGTACTGCCCTTTTTGGGTGTTTATATGACCACCGTTTTAGATTTTTCTTTAGAAAATACAGGTATTGTTTTAAGTACTTTTGGTGTAGGATCTATATTAGGATCGTTGGTTGGCGGTTGGCTTACAGACAAATTTGGTTCGTTTAAAATACAGGTAAGCAGTTTGTTTTTAAGTATTCCGTTTTATTTGATACTGCCTTTTTTTAAGAGTTTTGAAACACTTTGTTTATCAATTTTCTTTTTAAGTTTAATTAAAGAATTGTTTCGTCCGGCAAACAGTGCATCGGTTTCATATTACGCCAAACCCGAAAACATTACCCGAGCGTTTTCATTAAACCGTATGGCATTGAATCTGGGTTATTCTATTGGTCCTGCTATTGGTGGATTCTTGGCTGCGGTTTCGTACAACTTTTTGTTTTACACCAATGCGTGCATGTCGTTTATTGCCGGTATTTTGTTTATTTTCTATTTTAAAAACCGAAAAGGCAATACGCCCGAAAAAGTAGTATCAAAAAAAGCCGAAGACATTGTGAAGGTAAAATCTGCCTATACCGATGTTAAGTTTTTACTATTTAGCAGTTTTATTGCCATTTATGCCTATTGTTTCTTTCAGATTTTAAACACGCTGCCCCTATTCTATAAAAACGTAGCTTTAATGAACGAAAAAGAAGTCGGCTTGTTAATGGCATTCAACGGAATTGTGGTTTTTGTGTTAGAAATGGCTTTGGTACATTTTGCCGAAAAAAAATTCACGCTTTCTGCAAACATGATTATTGGCAGTTTGTTTTGTGGTGCGGCTTTTTTGGTATTGCTTCCATCGCACATGCAAATTATTTTATACCTGTCGATTTTTTTAATATCCATATCCGAAATTCTAATAATGCCTTTTGCATCAACCGTAGCAGTAAACCGGTCTGTTTCGGCAAATCGTGGATCTTACATGGGTTTAAACGGTATTTCGTTTTCAATGGCATTTGTAACATCGCCTTTAATTGGTACATTTATCGCTCAAAATTATGGATTTAACAACCTATGGATTTTTAACTGTATCATGATAGCCATTGCAAGTATTGGTTTTTATTTTGTAATGAAAAAAATGTAG
- a CDS encoding ABC transporter ATP-binding protein — translation MTVFKVEDLSIGYKDKTLFSHLNFEIKTGILTSLLGSNGIGKSTLLKTISGLLDKKSGSISIDNKNMDTFSIAEFAKMVSVVLTNENVNKDLTVYEMVKLGRQPYTNWLDKLTDADENLINTTLQDCEISNLKDQKLSQLSDGQLQRTFIARAVVQDTPFIFLDEPSTHLDLYHKVKLFKLLKKLCVVNNKCILFSTHDLDLALQLSDDIMLLKNNQFYHNTTNNLINQGVFDRFFDTDDIVFDKERKQFLIL, via the coding sequence ATGACTGTTTTTAAAGTAGAAGATTTAAGTATTGGTTATAAAGACAAAACGTTGTTTAGTCATTTGAATTTCGAAATTAAAACCGGAATTCTTACATCTTTATTGGGAAGCAACGGAATTGGAAAATCGACACTTTTAAAAACAATTTCGGGTTTGTTGGACAAAAAATCGGGAAGTATTTCTATTGATAATAAAAATATGGATACTTTTTCTATTGCCGAATTTGCCAAAATGGTAAGTGTGGTGCTTACAAATGAAAATGTGAATAAAGATCTTACGGTTTACGAAATGGTAAAATTGGGCAGACAGCCTTACACCAACTGGTTAGATAAATTAACCGATGCTGATGAAAATTTGATAAATACTACGCTACAAGATTGTGAAATCAGCAATTTAAAAGATCAAAAATTATCGCAGTTAAGCGACGGACAATTACAACGAACCTTTATTGCGCGTGCAGTTGTGCAGGATACTCCGTTTATATTTTTAGACGAACCTTCTACTCATTTAGATTTGTATCATAAAGTAAAACTGTTTAAGCTGCTTAAAAAATTGTGTGTGGTTAACAATAAATGTATTTTATTTTCTACCCACGATTTAGATTTGGCTTTGCAGTTAAGCGATGATATTATGTTGTTGAAAAACAATCAATTCTATCACAACACCACAAACAACTTAATTAACCAAGGAGTTTTTGACCGCTTTTTTGATACCGATGATATTGTGTTTGATAAAGAACGAAAACAGTTTTTGATACTATAA
- a CDS encoding cation diffusion facilitator family transporter → MTTQANENFKFQRIIAIVGIILFLIKLYAWYQTNSVAILTDALESTINVIAGLIGLYSLYLSSLPKDHNHPYGHGKVEFISASIEGALITIAGVVIVYEAIGELQNPKTIEKLDLGLILICLTAVFNYVLGYFAIQKGKKNNSLALIASGKHLQTDTYSTIGIIIGLVILYFTKISWIDSVTALIFAGFIIYTGYKIVRESISGIMDETDELLLKEVVGFLSEERRENWIDLHNLRIIKYGSTLHFDCHMTVPWYFNIEEGHKEVDALEDAVKNHFGDRIELFVHLDACKEYSCNICSKTDCPVRKHPFQEKINWTMENVSLNKKHNSSL, encoded by the coding sequence ATGACCACACAAGCAAACGAAAACTTTAAATTTCAACGGATTATTGCAATAGTCGGTATTATACTGTTTTTGATTAAGTTGTACGCCTGGTATCAAACCAATTCGGTAGCCATTTTAACCGATGCTTTAGAAAGTACCATAAACGTAATTGCTGGATTAATTGGTTTGTATAGCCTGTATTTGTCGTCGTTGCCAAAAGATCATAACCATCCGTATGGTCATGGAAAGGTTGAATTTATTTCGGCTTCTATCGAAGGTGCATTGATAACCATTGCCGGTGTTGTAATTGTTTACGAAGCTATTGGCGAACTTCAAAATCCAAAAACAATAGAGAAACTCGATTTAGGATTGATTTTGATATGTTTAACTGCCGTATTTAATTATGTGTTAGGATATTTCGCTATACAAAAAGGTAAAAAGAACAATTCGTTGGCATTAATTGCAAGTGGCAAACATTTACAAACCGATACGTATTCTACCATAGGAATCATCATTGGATTGGTGATTTTATACTTTACCAAAATTTCTTGGATTGATAGTGTTACCGCTTTAATTTTTGCAGGATTTATTATTTACACAGGATACAAGATTGTGCGTGAATCGATTTCGGGAATTATGGATGAAACCGATGAATTGCTGCTTAAAGAAGTGGTTGGTTTTTTGAGTGAAGAACGTCGTGAAAATTGGATCGATCTGCATAATTTACGCATCATTAAATACGGAAGTACTTTGCATTTTGATTGTCACATGACAGTGCCGTGGTATTTTAACATTGAGGAAGGTCATAAAGAAGTTGATGCGTTGGAAGATGCCGTAAAGAATCATTTTGGCGACCGAATTGAACTTTTTGTGCATTTAGATGCTTGTAAAGAATACTCGTGTAACATTTGTAGTAAAACCGATTGTCCTGTGAGAAAACATCCGTTTCAAGAAAAAATTAATTGGACAATGGAAAATGTTTCGTTGAATAAAAAGCATAATAGTAGTTTGTAG
- a CDS encoding pseudouridine synthase: MSSIVITHQHFLLYKPAGYISQFVYEKKRNKKKLGELYNFPEGTMAIGRLDENSEGLLMLTTDGKISEEIRSTHYEKQYVVQVDGIITNEAIEKLKNGVEIGVKGERLTTKECFAAIIDKPDYVGDGYRIRSDRHGPTSWLTLTLTQGKFRQVRKMTAAVGFPTLRLIRIRIGDWKLEGMSVGEVVKITL, from the coding sequence ATGAGTTCAATTGTAATAACACACCAGCATTTTTTGCTTTATAAACCAGCCGGTTACATTTCACAATTTGTGTACGAAAAAAAGCGAAACAAGAAAAAACTCGGAGAATTGTACAATTTTCCCGAAGGTACAATGGCGATTGGCAGGTTAGATGAAAATTCTGAAGGTTTGTTAATGTTGACGACCGACGGAAAAATTAGCGAAGAAATTCGCAGTACACATTACGAAAAGCAATATGTTGTTCAAGTCGATGGAATTATTACTAATGAAGCTATTGAAAAATTGAAAAACGGAGTGGAGATAGGGGTAAAGGGCGAACGGTTAACCACCAAAGAATGTTTTGCAGCAATAATTGATAAACCCGATTATGTGGGTGATGGTTACCGTATTCGCAGTGACCGGCACGGACCTACAAGTTGGTTGACTCTTACATTGACACAAGGAAAATTCCGTCAGGTTCGTAAAATGACAGCAGCTGTTGGTTTCCCAACGTTGCGATTAATCCGCATTCGTATCGGCGATTGGAAATTAGAAGGAATGAGTGTTGGCGAAGTGGTGAAGATTACGTTGTAA